One genomic window of Acidobacteriota bacterium includes the following:
- a CDS encoding ABC transporter permease, with translation MSAPRSLAANIVQRLLYTLPVVWIVVSLVFLLIHLVPGDPVEQMLGERAQPAELDQLRHQMGLDLPLGQQYINYWKALLHGDLGTSFRFNAPVGGLIAARYPSTLLLSLAALLVALALAVPAGIHSAVHKGKWPDRLLGFLSLLGLSFPGFALGPVLILIFSIYLGWLPVSGSGGLAYLVLPALTMGSALAAILTRMVRTAMLEELNQDYVRTARAKGLTERIVLYKHTLRNGLISVITVVGLQFGALLAGAMVTETIFSWPGIGRLTLQAINSRDYPLVQGCFLTISITYILVNLITDLMYAQADPRLREI, from the coding sequence ATGAGCGCTCCTCGATCACTCGCCGCCAATATCGTCCAACGACTGCTGTACACCCTGCCGGTCGTCTGGATCGTCGTCAGCCTGGTCTTCCTGCTGATCCATCTGGTGCCGGGGGATCCCGTCGAACAGATGCTCGGTGAGCGCGCGCAGCCCGCCGAGCTCGATCAACTGCGCCACCAGATGGGGCTCGACCTACCGCTTGGCCAGCAATATATCAACTACTGGAAGGCTCTGCTGCACGGTGATCTGGGAACCTCCTTCCGCTTTAATGCTCCAGTGGGCGGACTGATCGCGGCTCGCTATCCCTCGACGCTGCTGCTTTCGCTGGCGGCATTGCTGGTAGCGCTCGCGCTGGCAGTGCCCGCCGGAATTCACTCGGCCGTGCATAAGGGCAAGTGGCCGGACCGCCTGCTGGGATTCTTGAGTTTGCTGGGCCTATCATTTCCGGGATTCGCGCTGGGACCGGTGCTGATCCTGATCTTCTCGATCTATCTCGGCTGGTTGCCGGTCTCTGGATCAGGCGGACTCGCCTATCTGGTGCTGCCCGCTCTGACCATGGGCTCCGCGTTGGCGGCCATCCTCACGCGCATGGTGCGCACGGCGATGCTGGAAGAGTTGAATCAGGATTATGTGCGCACGGCGCGCGCCAAGGGTCTGACCGAACGCATCGTGCTCTATAAGCACACGCTGCGCAACGGACTGATCTCGGTGATCACGGTGGTTGGCCTGCAATTCGGCGCGTTGCTCGCTGGAGCGATGGTTACGGAAACAATTTTCTCCTGGCCGGGGATTGGGCGCCTGACCTTGCAGGCCATCAACTCGCGCGACTATCCATTGGTGCAGGGGTGCTTTCTAACCATCTCCATCACCTACATTCTGGTGAATCTAATTACTGATCTGATGTACGCGCAGGCCGATCCGCGCCTGCGCGAAATTTAG
- a CDS encoding ABC transporter permease, which produces MKRNPLTISSLIIIAGLLLCALAAPWLAPADPAAQELPQRLTTPSAQNWLGMDELGRDVLSRLIYGARISVQVGVSVVAVSLLVGLLIGSVAGYYGGLLDRFINLFVINSLQAFPGILLALAIVAFLGPGLGKLIFALCIGGWIGYARLVRGEVLKARERDYVQAARALGVRDVRLLVRHIWPNIIAPVIVQAAIGLGGAILAEATLSFLGLGVPPPAPSWGSMLNDGRAHLFDAPHLVLFPALAVMLAVLAFNFLGDALRDRLDPRA; this is translated from the coding sequence ATGAAGCGCAACCCACTGACCATCTCGAGCTTGATTATCATCGCAGGGCTGCTGCTGTGTGCGCTGGCCGCGCCGTGGCTGGCGCCCGCCGACCCTGCCGCGCAAGAGCTACCGCAGCGACTCACAACTCCCAGCGCGCAAAACTGGCTGGGCATGGATGAGCTGGGCCGCGACGTGCTCTCGCGATTGATCTACGGAGCGCGAATTTCCGTGCAAGTTGGCGTCTCAGTGGTGGCCGTCTCGCTTCTGGTGGGCCTGCTGATCGGCTCCGTGGCCGGTTACTACGGCGGCCTGCTGGATCGCTTCATCAATCTATTCGTCATCAACTCACTTCAGGCCTTTCCAGGAATACTGTTGGCGCTGGCCATCGTGGCCTTTCTGGGACCGGGGCTGGGCAAGCTGATCTTCGCGCTGTGCATCGGCGGCTGGATCGGCTACGCACGCCTGGTGCGCGGCGAAGTGTTGAAGGCGCGCGAGCGCGATTACGTGCAGGCCGCTCGCGCGCTGGGCGTTCGCGATGTACGACTGCTCGTCCGGCACATCTGGCCCAACATAATCGCTCCGGTAATTGTGCAGGCGGCCATCGGCCTGGGTGGCGCAATTCTGGCGGAGGCCACTCTAAGCTTCCTGGGCCTCGGCGTTCCGCCGCCCGCGCCCAGTTGGGGCAGCATGTTGAACGATGGCCGGGCCCACCTGTTCGACGCGCCGCATCTGGTCCTCTTCCCCGCCCTCGCCGTGATGCTGGCCGTGCTGGCCTTCAACTTCCTCGGCGACGCCCTGCGCGACCGCCTCGACCCCCGCGCGTGA
- a CDS encoding AbrB/MazE/SpoVT family DNA-binding domain-containing protein, with translation MPKRVIAKLFQNGRSQAVRLPREFRFEGDRVRVRRVAGGVLLEPVISDVDKWFAAMDRFREEPILKTGRQQPKAPKRRIF, from the coding sequence ATGCCGAAACGGGTGATTGCCAAATTATTCCAAAACGGGCGCAGCCAAGCAGTGCGCCTGCCGCGGGAATTTCGATTTGAAGGGGACCGCGTGCGGGTGCGCAGAGTTGCCGGGGGAGTTCTGTTGGAGCCTGTCATTTCCGATGTAGACAAGTGGTTCGCGGCGATGGACCGATTCAGGGAGGAACCGATTCTGAAAACGGGCCGCCAACAACCGAAGGCGCCGAAACGCAGGATTTTCTAG
- a CDS encoding type II toxin-antitoxin system VapC family toxin, giving the protein MTYLLDTNACIALMNGKPASVSSRFQKAAEAGSQFFVPSVVAFELWYGVAKSRRPAFNTSRVETFFRGPVQLLTFDEQDARTTGSVRAAMEAIGRPLGAYDLLIAGQALRHKMTLITANVKEFSRVKGLLREDWAA; this is encoded by the coding sequence GTGACCTATCTGCTGGATACCAATGCCTGCATCGCGCTCATGAATGGCAAGCCTGCCTCCGTGAGCTCTCGATTCCAGAAGGCCGCCGAAGCCGGCTCGCAGTTCTTCGTGCCGAGCGTGGTGGCCTTTGAGCTGTGGTATGGGGTTGCCAAAAGCAGGCGGCCCGCTTTCAATACTTCGCGCGTGGAAACTTTCTTCCGGGGGCCGGTGCAGTTGCTGACGTTTGATGAACAAGACGCCAGGACAACGGGAAGCGTCCGCGCGGCGATGGAAGCGATTGGTCGTCCCCTCGGGGCGTATGATCTGCTGATCGCAGGGCAAGCCCTCCGCCACAAAATGACGCTGATTACCGCGAATGTCAAAGAATTCAGCCGCGTGAAGGGGCTGCTGCGGGAAGATTGGGCCGCGTGA
- a CDS encoding metal transporter yields MTTPTENNSKSFSRPAVVASALLPVAAVVGTILLFLSRGTGLSLQSPAPIENIAFERIILHPGEIEAHVLNTGPEPLTIAQVQVGWTNRASWEFEVEPSPTISRLERATVLIPYHWIPGEPYEVVLITANSLLFTHDIEIAAETPRMSAEMFGSFALLGIYVGVLPVFLGIGWLPFLRALPRRWYYFLLSLTSGLLVFLGVDALQEALENSADVPGPYQGVGIILIGVLLSIGMLYSVSGWMKRKQQNSGAGPTPESPLFLAYSIAFGIGVHNLGEGLAIGGAYALGEFAAGTMLVLGFTLHNLTEGVAVVAPLIAPQAPPESGAARPRWIHLLWLGSLAGLPTIIGTLLGAMAFSATWAVLFLAIGAGAVFQVVIEITRHQIRKQGAGSMFTAHNLAGFAAGLAIMYVTGLFVTI; encoded by the coding sequence ATGACTACACCGACAGAGAATAACTCGAAAAGCTTTTCGCGCCCCGCGGTGGTCGCCAGCGCGCTGCTGCCCGTCGCGGCGGTCGTGGGGACTATTCTGCTCTTCCTGTCGCGCGGCACGGGACTCAGCCTGCAATCACCCGCGCCGATTGAGAATATTGCTTTCGAGCGCATCATCCTGCATCCGGGCGAGATTGAGGCCCACGTGCTCAACACTGGGCCCGAGCCACTGACCATCGCGCAGGTTCAAGTGGGTTGGACGAATCGCGCCAGTTGGGAATTTGAAGTTGAACCAAGTCCCACCATCAGCCGCCTCGAACGGGCTACGGTGCTCATCCCCTACCATTGGATACCGGGCGAGCCTTACGAGGTGGTGCTGATTACCGCCAACAGTTTGCTGTTTACCCATGACATTGAGATCGCCGCCGAGACGCCTCGCATGAGCGCGGAGATGTTCGGCAGCTTCGCGTTGCTGGGAATCTACGTCGGCGTGCTGCCCGTGTTTCTGGGCATCGGCTGGCTGCCATTTCTGAGAGCGCTGCCGCGCCGCTGGTATTACTTCCTGCTCAGCCTGACCTCCGGCCTGCTCGTCTTCCTCGGCGTGGACGCACTGCAGGAAGCGCTCGAAAATTCTGCCGATGTCCCCGGTCCATATCAGGGAGTGGGGATCATACTCATCGGAGTCCTGTTGAGCATCGGAATGCTCTACTCCGTCTCCGGCTGGATGAAGCGCAAGCAACAGAACTCCGGGGCGGGTCCCACTCCGGAGTCGCCATTGTTTCTGGCTTACTCCATCGCCTTCGGCATCGGCGTGCATAACCTGGGCGAAGGACTGGCCATCGGCGGCGCGTATGCGCTCGGCGAATTTGCCGCCGGAACCATGCTGGTGCTGGGCTTCACGCTGCACAATCTGACCGAGGGTGTGGCGGTCGTCGCCCCGCTCATCGCCCCGCAGGCCCCACCGGAAAGCGGCGCGGCGCGGCCGCGCTGGATACATCTGTTGTGGCTGGGAAGCCTGGCGGGCCTGCCCACCATCATCGGCACGCTGCTCGGCGCCATGGCCTTTAGCGCCACCTGGGCCGTTTTATTTCTGGCGATTGGCGCGGGCGCAGTGTTCCAGGTGGTAATCGAGATTACTCGTCATCAGATCCGCAAGCAGGGCGCGGGATCAATGTTCACGGCTCATAATCTGGCGGGCTTTGCCGCGGGCCTGGCGATCATGTATGTTACGGGACTGTTCGTTACGATTTAG
- a CDS encoding metal-dependent transcriptional regulator, translating into MPTIASENLLKAILELSENGEAVIAARLAQFLRISPAAVSMALKRLLHRKDIRFTPRKTILLTTKGFEQACALVRKHRLVERLLVDVLHMPWEKVHDEAEKLEHAISPELEARLLELFGAAGTCPHGSPFTPQMPLGQHRDEVALADAPVNQPLRVVRIAELHEHEENFLESLAALHLKPGTTVHVARKTFDGILEIKTGGKNVSVSQLTGSRIWVRHSAVV; encoded by the coding sequence ATGCCCACGATTGCATCGGAAAATTTGCTGAAGGCCATACTCGAGCTGAGCGAGAACGGCGAAGCGGTGATCGCCGCACGGCTGGCGCAGTTCCTGCGCATCTCGCCCGCCGCGGTCAGCATGGCGCTGAAGCGTCTGCTGCACAGGAAGGACATCCGCTTCACTCCCCGCAAGACCATCCTGCTAACCACCAAAGGCTTTGAGCAGGCCTGCGCGCTGGTGCGCAAGCATCGTCTGGTGGAGCGGCTCCTGGTGGACGTGCTGCATATGCCGTGGGAAAAAGTTCACGACGAGGCCGAGAAACTGGAGCACGCCATCTCGCCCGAACTGGAGGCTCGTCTGCTGGAATTGTTTGGCGCCGCCGGGACCTGTCCGCACGGCAGCCCATTTACGCCGCAGATGCCGCTGGGACAGCATCGCGATGAGGTCGCGCTCGCCGACGCACCGGTCAACCAGCCACTCCGCGTGGTGCGTATCGCCGAGCTGCATGAGCACGAGGAGAATTTCCTCGAATCGCTGGCGGCTCTGCATTTGAAGCCGGGAACCACGGTTCATGTCGCGCGAAAAACTTTTGATGGGATTCTGGAAATCAAGACCGGCGGCAAGAACGTTTCAGTGTCCCAACTGACCGGCTCGCGCATTTGGGTGCGCCATTCCGCAGTCGTTTGA
- a CDS encoding gliding-motility protein MglA yields the protein MSFINFAAKEINCKLVYYGAGLGGKTTNLEKVFEMAPNKGKMISLATETDRTLFFDFLPLDLGTVRGFKTRFHLYTVPGQVFYDASRKLILRGVDGVVFVADSQEERLEANLESIDNLVENPQEHGYDLMKLPYVLQLNKRDLPNALPVNVLKKELCRKDESVIEAVAYKGEGVFETIKEISRLVLNELRNG from the coding sequence TTGAGTTTTATCAACTTTGCCGCCAAGGAAATCAACTGCAAGCTGGTCTATTACGGCGCCGGCCTGGGAGGCAAGACCACCAATCTCGAGAAGGTGTTCGAGATGGCTCCCAACAAGGGCAAGATGATTTCGCTGGCCACGGAAACCGACCGCACGCTCTTCTTCGATTTCCTGCCGCTCGACCTGGGCACGGTACGCGGCTTTAAGACGCGCTTCCACCTCTATACCGTTCCCGGACAGGTGTTCTACGATGCCAGTCGCAAGCTGATCCTGCGCGGCGTGGATGGCGTGGTGTTTGTCGCCGACTCGCAGGAGGAGCGCCTCGAAGCGAATCTTGAAAGCATTGACAACCTGGTCGAGAATCCTCAAGAGCACGGCTACGATCTGATGAAGTTGCCCTACGTCCTGCAACTCAATAAGCGCGACCTGCCCAATGCGCTGCCCGTGAATGTCCTCAAGAAGGAACTGTGCCGCAAGGATGAGTCAGTCATTGAAGCGGTGGCCTACAAGGGCGAGGGCGTCTTCGAGACCATCAAGGAAATCTCCCGCCTGGTCCTCAACGAACTCCGCAACGGTTAA
- a CDS encoding ribonuclease HI family protein, translating into MSQASLGFDPANPGHGGPAELVFHVDGGSRGNPGPAGYGAMVRDTAGWTIAELSEFIGIATNNVAEYRGLLAALEYAKAHQARGVKVYCDSELVVRQMQGVYKVKSPDLKPIFDQVKRLASGFPRFSIHHVPRERNADADRLANLAMDRARSGGFGQITTTPAAPLRPIAPPIANAPEPVINFLAVAEKGRLRPVAPLPALEEGQDYEVTIRRKR; encoded by the coding sequence ATGAGTCAGGCTTCGCTAGGTTTTGACCCAGCCAATCCGGGCCACGGCGGGCCTGCGGAACTGGTGTTTCATGTGGACGGCGGATCGCGCGGGAATCCTGGGCCGGCTGGATATGGAGCGATGGTTCGGGACACCGCGGGATGGACCATCGCCGAGTTATCTGAATTCATCGGCATCGCGACCAACAATGTCGCCGAGTATCGCGGACTGCTTGCCGCGCTCGAATATGCCAAGGCGCACCAAGCGCGCGGCGTGAAAGTTTACTGCGACTCCGAGCTGGTTGTCCGGCAAATGCAGGGTGTTTACAAGGTCAAGAGTCCAGACCTGAAGCCGATCTTCGATCAAGTGAAGCGGCTGGCCTCTGGATTTCCACGGTTTTCCATCCACCACGTGCCGAGGGAACGCAACGCCGATGCCGACCGGCTGGCCAATCTGGCGATGGACCGCGCGCGCTCCGGCGGGTTTGGGCAGATTACCACGACTCCGGCAGCACCACTGCGTCCCATCGCCCCACCTATTGCCAACGCCCCGGAGCCGGTGATCAATTTTTTGGCAGTTGCTGAAAAAGGGCGCCTCCGGCCGGTGGCTCCCTTGCCGGCGTTAGAAGAAGGCCAGGACTATGAGGTAACCATTCGCAGGAAGAGGTAA
- a CDS encoding putative toxin-antitoxin system toxin component, PIN family, protein MRLILDTNVLLSALLPPLGAPATLVDAWERKAFMLVASDALIAELRNVLGRPFFRTRLRASAAELLAAGLRDFSFFCRNLESESGGPVAPDPKDIYLLALAEAGQAEFLVTGDKELLSLKQHKSTRIVTPAAMIEILKEAERGEPTEAR, encoded by the coding sequence ATGCGCCTAATCCTGGATACCAATGTCCTGCTCTCCGCCCTGCTTCCGCCCTTGGGCGCACCGGCTACGCTGGTCGACGCCTGGGAGCGCAAGGCGTTCATGCTGGTTGCCAGCGACGCGCTCATAGCGGAACTCCGCAATGTGCTTGGCCGACCGTTTTTCCGGACGAGACTGCGCGCCAGCGCGGCCGAGTTGCTCGCGGCGGGCCTTCGGGATTTCTCTTTCTTTTGCCGGAACCTCGAATCAGAGTCGGGCGGGCCCGTCGCCCCGGACCCCAAGGACATCTACCTGCTGGCGCTGGCTGAAGCCGGCCAGGCCGAGTTTCTGGTCACCGGCGACAAGGAACTCTTATCCCTGAAACAGCACAAATCCACCCGGATTGTTACTCCCGCCGCAATGATCGAGATTCTTAAGGAAGCTGAGCGCGGCGAACCAACCGAGGCCCGCTGA
- a CDS encoding D-2-hydroxyacid dehydrogenase family protein — translation MRIAILDDIHNAWDATDGVRRLRERADPHGKPIDVHIFTAPFGDPSALRGCDALIANRERTRFTRELLAQLTGVRIIVQTGNHANHIDFAAAHDCGIVIAKASAGGSIGAAELALALALAVMRQIPANDAAVRRGEWTTPATPVLHGKTLGIVGLGQVGQHVARIALAFGMRVLGWSRNLTAAAAQAAGAERRELDDLLAESDVVSIHTSLTATSRGLLDARRLAMMKPTAYLINTARGPIVDEPALIAALATRRIAGAGLDVFDQEPLPPGHPLTKLPNVVLTPHIGYPTDDGYRRFAAAACSVLLDFLDGKEVPHFDH, via the coding sequence ATGCGCATCGCCATCCTCGACGACATTCACAACGCGTGGGACGCGACCGACGGCGTGCGCCGTCTGCGTGAGCGCGCCGATCCGCACGGCAAGCCTATCGACGTACACATCTTCACCGCGCCGTTCGGCGACCCCTCCGCGCTGCGCGGCTGCGACGCCCTCATCGCCAACCGCGAGCGCACCCGCTTCACGCGCGAACTGCTGGCGCAACTAACCGGCGTCCGCATCATCGTGCAGACCGGCAATCACGCCAACCACATCGACTTCGCCGCCGCCCATGATTGCGGCATCGTCATTGCCAAGGCCTCGGCGGGAGGCTCGATCGGCGCGGCGGAGCTGGCGCTGGCGCTCGCGCTCGCCGTGATGCGCCAGATTCCCGCGAACGACGCCGCCGTGCGCCGCGGCGAGTGGACCACGCCCGCGACGCCCGTGCTGCACGGCAAGACGTTGGGCATCGTCGGCCTCGGCCAGGTCGGACAGCACGTCGCGCGCATCGCGCTGGCGTTTGGGATGCGCGTGCTCGGCTGGAGCCGCAATCTCACCGCCGCCGCCGCGCAGGCCGCCGGCGCCGAGCGGCGCGAACTGGACGATCTGCTCGCGGAGTCCGACGTCGTATCCATTCACACCTCACTCACTGCCACCTCGCGCGGCCTGCTGGACGCCCGGCGTCTGGCCATGATGAAACCCACCGCGTACCTGATCAACACCGCGCGCGGGCCAATCGTCGATGAACCCGCACTCATCGCCGCGCTCGCCACAAGGCGCATCGCCGGCGCCGGCCTCGACGTTTTCGATCAAGAGCCGCTCCCGCCCGGCCACCCGCTAACAAAGCTCCCGAACGTCGTGCTCACGCCGCACATCGGCTACCCCACCGACGACGGCTACCGCCGCTTCGCCGCCGCGGCGTGCAGCGTCCTGCTCGACTTTCTGGACGGCAAGGAAGTCCCCCACTTCGACCATTAA
- a CDS encoding C4-dicarboxylate ABC transporter, with amino-acid sequence MNLAWISVGALILVVTLSCVTSINVGVLAMAMALIVGVFLGDMKVAQIVEGFPTDLFITLVGVTLLFAIAECNGTLARLTAKATRLCRGHAGVLPILFFVIGFILATIGAGATPASALLAPAAMAVAARAGVPPLLMVIMTGNGALAGTLSPFAPTGIVAHGVMARIGLGGVEWQTFAYNALAHTLVGFGGFLLLGGWKLFVHHDKSVKVEEQDAGAMETRHWLTTIAIVVLIATVAGLKLHVGMMGLILSAALILLRTVEESKAIQRMPWGVILMVTGVTVLIALMQEVQGLALITSFIANVSTPGSVEAVVAFGTGIVSVYSSTSGVVLPAFLPMVPDLAHKLGGIPPLSIAWSMNVGSSLVDLSSLSTVGALYIAGAAPGTDVRKLFNGLLVWGLSMSVVGAVLCWILFG; translated from the coding sequence ATGAACCTTGCATGGATCTCAGTCGGCGCACTGATACTCGTTGTTACGTTGAGTTGCGTGACCAGCATCAACGTCGGCGTTCTGGCCATGGCGATGGCGCTGATCGTCGGCGTGTTTCTTGGCGATATGAAGGTGGCCCAAATTGTGGAAGGGTTTCCGACTGACCTGTTCATCACCCTGGTGGGCGTGACGCTGCTGTTCGCCATCGCCGAGTGCAACGGCACGCTTGCGCGTCTGACGGCGAAGGCCACGCGCTTGTGCCGAGGCCATGCGGGCGTGCTGCCCATTCTGTTTTTTGTGATTGGCTTCATCCTGGCCACCATCGGCGCGGGAGCCACGCCGGCCAGCGCGCTGCTGGCTCCGGCGGCGATGGCCGTCGCCGCGCGCGCGGGAGTTCCTCCGCTGCTGATGGTCATTATGACCGGCAACGGCGCGCTCGCCGGGACGTTGTCGCCCTTTGCGCCGACAGGCATCGTGGCGCACGGCGTGATGGCGCGCATCGGCCTGGGTGGCGTCGAGTGGCAGACGTTTGCGTATAACGCGCTGGCGCACACGCTGGTCGGCTTCGGCGGATTCCTGCTGCTCGGCGGATGGAAGCTATTCGTTCATCACGATAAATCCGTGAAGGTGGAGGAGCAGGACGCGGGCGCGATGGAGACGCGCCACTGGCTGACCACCATCGCCATCGTCGTTCTCATTGCCACCGTGGCGGGATTAAAACTGCACGTCGGCATGATGGGGTTGATCCTCTCCGCCGCGCTGATTCTGCTGCGCACGGTGGAGGAGTCGAAAGCCATCCAGCGCATGCCCTGGGGCGTCATCCTGATGGTAACGGGTGTTACCGTGCTCATCGCTCTAATGCAGGAAGTGCAGGGCCTCGCGCTGATCACCAGCTTCATCGCCAACGTCTCCACACCCGGATCAGTGGAAGCGGTGGTGGCCTTTGGCACCGGCATCGTGTCGGTATACAGCAGCACCTCCGGCGTGGTGCTGCCCGCGTTCCTGCCGATGGTGCCTGATCTGGCGCATAAGCTCGGCGGCATACCGCCGCTGAGCATCGCCTGGTCAATGAACGTCGGATCGAGCCTGGTGGATCTGTCGTCGCTCTCCACCGTCGGCGCGCTCTACATTGCCGGCGCGGCCCCCGGCACCGACGTAAGAAAACTATTCAACGGGCTGCTCGTCTGGGGCCTATCCATGTCTGTGGTCGGCGCGGTATTGTGCTGGATATTGTTCGGGTAG
- a CDS encoding MmgE/PrpD family protein codes for MTEQVRVTDARVTDGIVEFIGKAAWQNFPSAAVATAKRCVIDGLGVMLAGSTQDASNILRGYLRESDSRDESTAFGPQAFRTGAAAAALLNGTSGHALDWDDTQLATSADRIFGLLTHPTIPPLVAALAIGERQSVSGQQFLEAFLTGFEVECKIAEAIHPNHYMKGFHSSGTIGTFGAAVAAAKLMGLDAGKTAHALAIAASSAAGIRVNFGTMTKPLHVGRAAQNGVIAAELAARGFSGGKDALDPPWGFMQVFSHGNGFDGDRIVGKLGNPHVIVWPGVSIKPYPCGVLGHPTMDAMRRLVIDHDVRPEQIRAIRVRAGSNILNPLRYPIAHNELEAKFCPAFMVSAIALRRKAGIREFNDEFVQSAPVQEMMRKVERVLDPEIEAKGWEKIRSTVEVDLEDGRTLVQQADERYRGGPDLPFTREDLYEKFSDCASLVLPESRVMEIFNMVESLENMSDIRDLVKVMKNSAEVVKR; via the coding sequence ATGACTGAGCAGGTGCGCGTTACGGACGCGCGGGTTACGGACGGAATCGTCGAATTCATCGGCAAGGCCGCGTGGCAGAATTTTCCTTCTGCGGCCGTGGCCACGGCCAAGCGCTGCGTCATCGACGGGCTGGGCGTGATGCTGGCTGGCTCCACGCAGGACGCGAGCAACATTCTGCGCGGCTACCTGCGCGAGTCCGACAGCCGCGATGAGTCCACCGCGTTCGGCCCGCAGGCCTTCCGCACCGGCGCAGCAGCGGCGGCGCTGCTTAACGGCACCAGCGGGCACGCGCTCGACTGGGACGACACCCAGCTCGCCACCAGCGCCGACCGCATCTTCGGCCTGCTGACACATCCGACCATCCCTCCCCTGGTCGCCGCGTTGGCCATCGGTGAACGGCAGAGCGTGAGTGGCCAACAGTTTCTCGAAGCGTTTCTAACCGGCTTTGAGGTTGAGTGCAAAATCGCCGAGGCCATCCATCCGAATCATTATATGAAGGGCTTCCACTCCTCCGGCACCATCGGCACGTTCGGCGCTGCGGTGGCCGCTGCCAAGCTGATGGGGTTGGACGCTGGCAAGACCGCGCACGCGCTGGCCATCGCCGCCAGCAGCGCGGCGGGCATTCGCGTGAACTTCGGCACTATGACCAAGCCGCTGCACGTGGGGCGCGCGGCGCAGAACGGAGTTATCGCGGCGGAGTTGGCCGCGCGAGGCTTCTCGGGCGGCAAGGATGCGCTGGATCCACCGTGGGGATTCATGCAGGTCTTCAGTCACGGCAATGGTTTTGACGGGGACCGTATTGTCGGAAAACTCGGCAACCCTCATGTGATCGTCTGGCCGGGTGTCTCGATCAAGCCGTACCCCTGCGGCGTGCTCGGCCATCCCACCATGGACGCTATGCGCCGTCTGGTGATCGACCATGATGTCCGGCCCGAACAGATACGGGCCATCCGCGTGCGCGCCGGGTCGAACATCCTGAACCCTCTGCGCTATCCGATTGCCCATAACGAACTCGAAGCCAAGTTCTGCCCCGCTTTCATGGTCAGCGCCATCGCGCTGCGCCGCAAGGCGGGCATCCGTGAGTTCAACGATGAGTTCGTGCAATCTGCGCCGGTACAAGAGATGATGAGAAAAGTGGAGCGAGTACTCGATCCAGAGATCGAGGCCAAGGGTTGGGAGAAGATTCGCAGCACAGTGGAAGTGGACCTGGAGGACGGGCGAACTCTTGTTCAACAAGCCGACGAGCGCTATCGCGGCGGTCCCGACCTGCCGTTCACGCGCGAGGATCTCTACGAGAAATTCAGCGACTGCGCGTCCCTGGTGCTGCCTGAGTCGCGCGTGATGGAGATATTTAATATGGTGGAGTCGCTCGAAAATATGTCCGACATCAGGGATCTGGTAAAGGTGATGAAGAACTCCGCAGAGGTGGTGAAACGATGA
- a CDS encoding DUF3467 domain-containing protein: protein MAGTPQQPEIQLNALPEYREGYANSVQIRASVWDFLLTFGTMAQLAPDKLQINSFQGVYLSPQQAKALAGLLTQNIAQYESAFGEIKLDPRGQHGTLSVQ from the coding sequence ATGGCAGGCACACCGCAGCAGCCCGAGATTCAGTTGAACGCCCTGCCCGAGTACCGTGAGGGCTACGCCAATAGCGTCCAGATAAGGGCCAGTGTGTGGGACTTCCTGCTCACCTTCGGCACCATGGCGCAGCTCGCGCCGGACAAGCTGCAGATCAATAGCTTTCAGGGCGTCTACCTCAGCCCACAGCAGGCCAAGGCGCTCGCCGGGTTGCTCACCCAGAACATTGCGCAGTACGAGAGCGCGTTCGGCGAGATCAAGCTCGATCCGCGCGGGCAGCACGGCACGCTTTCCGTGCAGTAG